A stretch of the Marivirga tractuosa DSM 4126 genome encodes the following:
- a CDS encoding efflux RND transporter periplasmic adaptor subunit, translating to MDKKIVQKKWTGKRLLLIGLGILILSLIVYQLLFADNRSTLNVNKDRLSIGTVKMGEFKDFIPVTGNVEPGETFYLDAIEGGIIAEIVRESGAIVEKGDTILTLTNSNLQLEVMQRETQLYEQINNLRQTRLLLDQNDLSQQAQLAEIDYQLNLLKPQYIRFKSLFEQKLISEREFEEVRENYEYNVKRKQLTYRSYKNDSVARVFQLRQLSNSEARMQRSLDAVGKILNNLTLKASRDGQLATPQLEVGQSVVSGQRLGQIDVMNNYKIRVGIDELYLPRVDVGQKGSFTFSGGEYNLVINKIYPTISNGRFEVDMVFEGESPEGIRRGQTVRIKLELGATEETLLLPVGGFYKDTGGNWAYVINPANKDEAVKQPIRLGRKNIDYYEVLEGLAAGDQVIVSGYENYGDNEKLSLE from the coding sequence ATGGATAAGAAAATAGTACAAAAAAAGTGGACGGGCAAAAGGTTGCTATTAATAGGTTTGGGAATTCTCATTTTAAGCCTGATTGTTTACCAATTACTTTTTGCAGATAATCGCTCTACACTCAATGTAAATAAAGATAGACTCAGCATTGGCACGGTGAAAATGGGCGAATTCAAAGATTTTATTCCGGTTACCGGCAATGTGGAGCCTGGAGAAACTTTCTATTTGGATGCCATTGAAGGCGGTATTATAGCCGAAATTGTGCGGGAGTCTGGAGCCATAGTGGAAAAAGGCGATACCATTCTAACCTTAACCAATTCCAATTTGCAGTTGGAGGTGATGCAAAGGGAAACGCAACTTTATGAGCAAATCAATAATCTTAGACAAACCCGCTTATTGCTCGACCAAAATGATTTAAGTCAGCAAGCACAGTTAGCCGAAATTGATTACCAATTGAATTTATTAAAGCCACAATATATCCGCTTCAAAAGTCTGTTTGAGCAAAAACTGATTTCCGAAAGAGAATTTGAGGAGGTAAGAGAGAATTATGAATATAATGTGAAGCGCAAACAGTTGACCTACAGGAGCTATAAGAATGATTCCGTTGCTCGTGTTTTTCAATTGCGACAGTTGAGCAATTCTGAAGCTAGAATGCAGAGAAGTTTGGATGCAGTCGGCAAGATTTTAAATAACCTGACTTTGAAAGCTTCCAGAGACGGACAATTGGCTACTCCACAATTGGAAGTGGGTCAATCCGTAGTTTCCGGTCAGCGCTTAGGGCAAATTGATGTGATGAACAATTACAAAATCAGGGTTGGCATAGATGAGCTGTACTTACCAAGAGTAGATGTCGGACAAAAAGGAAGCTTTACCTTTTCCGGAGGAGAGTATAATCTCGTCATCAATAAAATTTACCCGACTATCAGTAATGGTAGATTTGAAGTAGATATGGTCTTTGAAGGTGAAAGTCCGGAAGGCATCAGAAGAGGGCAGACCGTAAGAATCAAACTAGAATTAGGCGCCACAGAAGAGACTTTATTATTGCCGGTAGGAGGTTTTTATAAAGATACGGGCGGCAACTGGGCTTATGTGATAAACCCTGCCAATAAAGATGAAGCCGTAAAGCAGCCAATCAGATTGGGTAGAAAAAATATAGATTATTATGAAGTACTGGAAGGCTTAGCAGCCGGTGATCAGGTGATTGTTTCTGGTTATGAGAATTATGGGGATAATGAGAAGCTGAGTTTGGAGTAG
- a CDS encoding ABC transporter ATP-binding protein produces the protein MDHVIKTVDLTKLYTTEEVETTALNNINIEIKKGEFVAIMGPSGCGKSTLLNILGLLDNPNSGEYHFVDHEVAKYSERQRAQLRKGSIGFVFQSFNLIDELTVFENVELPLLYMKVPSSERKTKVEEVLTRMNIMHRRNHFPQQLSGGQQQRVAISRAIVAKPDVILADEPTGNLDSANGEEVMKLLEQLNNEGTTIVMVTHSPHDSNYAHRVINLFDGQVVTENIREQFHV, from the coding sequence ATGGATCATGTAATTAAAACGGTTGATTTAACGAAGCTTTATACTACTGAGGAGGTGGAGACTACGGCTTTGAATAATATCAATATTGAAATCAAAAAGGGCGAATTTGTCGCTATAATGGGACCCTCGGGTTGTGGGAAATCTACTTTGCTCAATATTTTGGGCTTGTTGGATAATCCTAACTCGGGTGAATACCATTTTGTAGATCATGAAGTGGCTAAATATTCAGAACGCCAACGAGCACAACTGAGAAAAGGCTCTATCGGATTCGTTTTTCAAAGCTTTAACCTGATTGACGAGCTGACGGTATTTGAAAATGTAGAGTTGCCATTGCTTTATATGAAAGTGCCTTCTTCGGAAAGAAAAACCAAAGTAGAAGAAGTGCTGACCCGCATGAACATTATGCACAGGCGAAATCACTTTCCGCAGCAATTGTCCGGTGGACAGCAGCAAAGGGTGGCCATTTCCAGAGCCATTGTAGCCAAGCCAGATGTAATCCTTGCCGATGAGCCGACCGGTAACTTGGATTCAGCCAATGGCGAGGAAGTAATGAAATTATTGGAGCAATTGAATAATGAAGGCACCACCATCGTGATGGTAACGCACTCCCCACATGATTCCAATTATGCGCACAGAGTCATCAATTTATTCGATGGCCAAGTGGTTACAGAAAATATCAGAGAGCAATTTCATGTGTGA
- a CDS encoding type II toxin-antitoxin system RelE/ParE family toxin, which yields MAKKKIVWSVRAQQDRLEILEYWINRNKSTDYSEKLFKLFKESAALISEHPEIGKPTDIAGIRIKIVRDYLMIYQEQASQIDILLIWDSRKNPEELGETIKEEI from the coding sequence ATGGCTAAAAAGAAAATAGTTTGGTCTGTTCGAGCCCAACAAGATAGACTCGAAATACTAGAATATTGGATTAATAGAAACAAATCGACTGACTATTCAGAAAAGCTTTTCAAATTATTTAAAGAATCTGCAGCACTCATATCAGAACATCCAGAAATTGGAAAACCAACCGATATTGCGGGGATAAGAATCAAAATTGTACGCGATTACTTGATGATATATCAAGAACAAGCAAGCCAAATAGATATTCTTTTAATTTGGGATAGTAGAAAAAATCCTGAAGAATTAGGTGAAACCATAAAAGAAGAAATTTGA
- a CDS encoding DUF5916 domain-containing protein: MLKYYLFSLFFLWGFYCLSQETDSIFRKTIDIPRITEAPKIDGVLDDVAWQNAPVAKDFVERNPKNGRPIPDSLSTEVKIIYDDLGIYFGAYMKDPDPDKIGTELTERDDIGADDFFFILLNGYNDRQQSMQFIVTAAGVQYDAKMTNGNEDNSWDAVWYSEVKINDDGWVAEVFIPYFILRFPNKPVQEWGLNMEREVFRVRTRYSWNHIDNQKGAFSLYDGEIHGIKNIKTPTRLSFQPYVSAYANNYDGETSFNFNGGLDLKYGISDAFTLDMVLIPDFGQARFDNNVLNLSAFEVQFAEQRPFFNEGTELFSKGDMFYSRRIGGRPSSSPTVNEGEEVAFQPNAVELINATKVSGRTEGGLGIGLFNAVTNEAFAQIRNEESGETRTEMVEPFTNYNVAVLDQRFSDNSSVSFVNTNVTRLGRFRDANATGLYINHTNKANTWNYSASTEGSWVFQEEETVFGTEIQASAGKISGEHRVQARMDLRTLDYNINDLGFSTNTNYVRYMGYYGYRYLQPKGNLNNMFLNFNLNHFRRLDPDLFSNFTFNFNSSFTTKEFFGFGGGIETTPFGTNDIYEPRINGRHVQFPGYHDQWIWMNTDFRKKLAFEGFIDWYNYFEEGRSSIFLSLNPRYRFSNKFNLRYGLFYNPSYKEQGFVDMDGDDIIFGQRDRITVENSIGGNYIFNNKISLNLIFRHYYSGALYSKLYSLEQNGELTEEPERENIYDVTFNTWNLDLNFSWWFAPGSQITILYRNALDSYLQQSGQSFDENFDYLFSHPQLNSISIRLSYFLDYNRIRNAFSNMNNSNRVKPEKMTEGS, encoded by the coding sequence ATGTTAAAGTATTACTTATTTAGTTTATTTTTTCTCTGGGGATTTTACTGTCTATCACAAGAAACCGATAGCATTTTTCGTAAAACCATAGATATTCCAAGGATAACTGAAGCTCCTAAAATAGATGGTGTATTGGATGATGTCGCTTGGCAAAATGCTCCTGTCGCAAAAGATTTTGTGGAAAGAAATCCTAAAAATGGCCGACCTATACCTGATAGTTTGTCTACTGAGGTGAAAATTATTTACGATGATTTAGGTATTTATTTTGGGGCTTATATGAAAGATCCCGATCCCGATAAAATTGGTACTGAATTAACGGAAAGAGACGATATAGGTGCCGATGATTTCTTTTTTATTCTATTAAATGGTTATAACGACCGTCAACAAAGTATGCAGTTTATTGTAACAGCTGCAGGAGTTCAATATGATGCTAAAATGACCAATGGTAATGAAGATAACTCTTGGGATGCCGTTTGGTATAGCGAAGTGAAAATAAACGATGATGGATGGGTAGCAGAAGTCTTCATTCCCTATTTTATTTTAAGATTTCCCAATAAGCCAGTGCAAGAATGGGGGCTTAATATGGAAAGAGAAGTTTTTAGAGTACGTACCCGATACAGCTGGAATCATATAGATAATCAAAAAGGGGCTTTTTCACTGTATGATGGGGAAATTCACGGAATTAAGAATATTAAAACCCCTACTAGATTATCCTTTCAACCTTATGTTTCGGCTTATGCAAATAATTATGATGGGGAAACCAGCTTTAATTTCAATGGCGGACTGGATCTGAAATACGGTATTTCGGATGCTTTTACACTTGATATGGTACTGATTCCCGATTTTGGACAAGCTCGATTCGATAATAATGTACTAAATCTATCTGCATTCGAGGTTCAATTTGCAGAGCAAAGACCCTTTTTTAATGAAGGGACAGAATTGTTTTCCAAAGGGGATATGTTTTATTCCAGACGTATCGGAGGAAGGCCCTCTTCAAGCCCTACAGTAAATGAGGGAGAGGAAGTAGCATTTCAGCCTAATGCAGTGGAATTAATCAACGCAACAAAGGTTTCGGGCAGAACCGAGGGTGGATTAGGAATAGGACTGTTCAACGCAGTCACAAATGAAGCCTTTGCTCAAATTCGAAATGAGGAAAGCGGGGAGACAAGGACAGAAATGGTAGAACCTTTTACCAATTATAATGTAGCCGTTTTGGATCAGAGGTTTAGCGATAATAGCTCAGTCTCATTTGTCAATACGAATGTGACCAGACTTGGACGCTTTAGAGACGCAAACGCAACCGGATTATATATAAATCATACCAATAAAGCCAATACATGGAATTATAGCGCAAGCACGGAAGGTAGTTGGGTTTTTCAGGAAGAAGAGACTGTCTTTGGAACTGAAATTCAGGCTTCAGCAGGCAAAATAAGTGGAGAACATCGTGTACAAGCTAGAATGGATTTACGGACTTTAGATTATAATATCAATGATTTAGGGTTTTCTACCAATACTAATTATGTTCGCTACATGGGCTATTATGGGTATCGATATTTACAGCCTAAAGGAAACTTAAACAATATGTTTTTGAATTTTAATCTCAACCATTTTAGAAGACTAGACCCTGATTTATTTAGCAATTTTACCTTTAATTTTAATTCTAGTTTTACCACTAAAGAGTTTTTTGGTTTTGGAGGAGGTATTGAAACAACTCCTTTTGGAACTAATGATATTTATGAGCCAAGAATAAATGGAAGGCATGTACAGTTTCCGGGCTATCATGATCAGTGGATTTGGATGAATACAGATTTCAGAAAAAAGCTGGCCTTCGAAGGATTCATCGATTGGTACAATTACTTTGAAGAGGGTAGAAGTAGCATATTCTTGAGCTTAAATCCGCGCTATCGATTTTCCAATAAATTCAATTTGAGATATGGTCTGTTTTATAATCCTTCTTACAAAGAACAAGGCTTTGTTGATATGGATGGAGATGACATCATTTTTGGTCAGCGTGATAGAATAACAGTTGAAAACTCAATTGGAGGTAATTATATTTTTAACAATAAGATTTCCTTAAATCTGATATTCAGACACTATTATTCTGGCGCATTGTATTCAAAGCTTTACAGTCTTGAGCAAAATGGTGAATTAACTGAAGAGCCCGAAAGAGAAAATATTTATGATGTAACCTTCAATACTTGGAACTTGGACTTGAATTTTTCCTGGTGGTTTGCTCCAGGTAGTCAAATTACGATTCTTTACAGAAATGCACTTGACAGCTACTTACAGCAAAGCGGTCAGAGTTTTGATGAGAATTTCGATTATTTATTTAGCCATCCGCAGTTAAATAGTATTTCAATTAGGCTAAGCTATTTCTTGGATTACAATCGAATTCGAAATGCATTTTCGAATATGAATAATTCGAACCGCGTAAAGCCTGAAAAAATGACGGAGGGTTCTTAA
- a CDS encoding S9 family peptidase, producing MKSLTISSIFMLSIILSSCDTQKTKEKEEDKITQYTIEEFYNNINYSGGYFSHDESKLLVSSNATGIYNLYALHTDGTLVDTLSNNTEESWFANSYFPKDDRILFSADKGGNEISHIYLLDEDGNVIDLTPEENEKASFAGWSKDLKSFEYISNKRDPKFFDIYEMDIENFESEMIFENNTGGNPSGISDDKKYVAISKPITTSINELIIVEVESGEQTKISPENPTASYSAQEFSADSKYLYYTTNDGSEFTYLSKYDLESGESEKVYETDWDIWYANYSWDDTYRVMGINEDAKTSVKITNTKENEEVEMPTIKGGNINGVGISRSENKMRLSVGSSKSPGNIYVYDFESNELKKLTESLNPNMDKEDLVEGEVVRYPSFDDLEIPSVLYKPHQASADNKVPVLVWVHGGPGGQTRLNYSPLIQYLVNHGYAIIGVNNRGSSGYGKTFNRLDDQKHGEDDLMDCVYAKDYLANLDWADTSRVGIIGGSYGGYMVMAALAFQPDAFDVGVNIFGVTNWIRTLRSIPSWWEAQKTALYEELGNPNTEDSVRLYEISPLFHADKITKPVMVLQGSNDPRVLQVESDEMVQNVKDNGVPVEYVLFEDEGHGFRKKENEIEGYGKIKVFLDEYLK from the coding sequence ATGAAATCATTAACAATTTCGAGCATTTTTATGCTGAGTATTATTCTGAGTAGTTGCGATACTCAAAAGACAAAAGAAAAGGAAGAGGATAAAATCACTCAATATACCATTGAGGAATTTTATAACAACATCAATTACTCAGGCGGATATTTTTCCCATGATGAGTCGAAACTTTTGGTATCCAGTAATGCCACAGGGATTTATAATTTATATGCTTTGCATACTGATGGCACCCTTGTAGATACACTTTCAAACAATACCGAAGAATCCTGGTTTGCCAATTCTTACTTTCCAAAGGATGATCGCATCCTTTTCTCAGCAGATAAAGGCGGAAATGAAATCAGTCATATTTATTTATTAGATGAAGATGGCAATGTTATTGATCTTACTCCAGAAGAAAATGAAAAAGCATCCTTTGCTGGTTGGAGCAAAGACTTAAAAAGTTTTGAATACATTTCCAACAAACGTGACCCTAAGTTTTTTGACATCTATGAAATGGATATCGAGAATTTTGAGAGTGAAATGATTTTTGAGAATAATACAGGAGGAAATCCTTCCGGGATATCAGATGATAAAAAATATGTAGCCATCAGCAAGCCTATTACCACTTCCATCAATGAATTAATCATAGTTGAAGTAGAATCGGGAGAACAAACTAAAATTTCTCCAGAAAACCCAACAGCCAGTTATAGTGCTCAAGAGTTTAGTGCTGATAGCAAATACCTTTACTATACCACAAATGATGGCAGCGAATTCACCTATTTAAGCAAATACGATTTAGAAAGCGGTGAATCTGAAAAAGTTTATGAAACGGATTGGGACATTTGGTATGCCAATTACTCTTGGGATGATACCTATAGAGTGATGGGGATAAATGAGGATGCTAAAACTTCAGTAAAAATTACCAATACAAAAGAAAATGAGGAAGTGGAAATGCCCACTATAAAGGGTGGAAATATCAACGGAGTAGGAATATCGAGAAGCGAAAATAAAATGAGATTATCGGTTGGAAGCTCTAAATCTCCTGGTAATATTTATGTTTATGATTTTGAAAGTAATGAGCTCAAAAAACTTACTGAATCTTTAAATCCGAATATGGATAAAGAAGATTTGGTGGAGGGAGAAGTGGTGCGTTATCCTTCATTCGATGACTTAGAAATCCCTTCAGTTTTGTATAAACCACATCAAGCATCAGCGGATAATAAAGTACCTGTTTTAGTTTGGGTACACGGTGGCCCGGGAGGTCAAACTCGCTTAAATTATTCTCCATTAATTCAATATTTAGTCAATCATGGCTATGCTATTATAGGTGTGAATAATCGCGGAAGCAGTGGTTACGGTAAAACATTCAATCGCTTAGATGATCAGAAACATGGAGAAGATGACTTGATGGATTGCGTATATGCAAAAGATTATCTGGCTAACTTAGATTGGGCGGATACTTCCAGAGTTGGTATAATTGGCGGTTCTTATGGAGGCTATATGGTAATGGCAGCTCTTGCATTTCAACCGGACGCATTTGATGTGGGCGTAAATATTTTTGGAGTTACCAACTGGATCAGAACGTTGAGATCAATCCCGAGCTGGTGGGAAGCACAGAAAACAGCATTGTATGAAGAGTTAGGTAATCCTAATACCGAAGATTCAGTAAGATTGTATGAAATATCTCCTTTATTCCATGCCGATAAAATCACTAAACCTGTGATGGTACTGCAGGGAAGTAATGATCCAAGAGTATTACAAGTTGAGTCGGATGAAATGGTACAAAATGTAAAAGACAATGGGGTTCCAGTAGAATATGTATTATTTGAAGATGAAGGGCACGGTTTCCGTAAAAAAGAAAATGAGATTGAAGGCTATGGGAAGATAAAAGTGTTTTTGGATGAGTATTTGAAATAA
- a CDS encoding VOC family protein — protein sequence MDSLAPNIFVQDIDETIQFYKAIGFKVGMSVPEEGDFVWVMMTCGKVSFMFQTLDSLGSELPEISRQNGGSLLLYIQIKEIRQFYEKIKDKVKVIKGLESTFYGATEFSILDNNNYVLTFAENEE from the coding sequence ATGGACTCACTAGCACCTAATATTTTTGTTCAAGACATAGATGAAACCATTCAATTTTATAAAGCCATCGGATTTAAAGTTGGGATGTCCGTACCGGAAGAGGGCGACTTTGTTTGGGTTATGATGACTTGCGGAAAGGTGAGTTTTATGTTTCAAACCCTCGATAGTTTGGGTTCAGAATTGCCAGAAATATCAAGGCAAAATGGCGGTTCATTATTACTGTACATCCAAATAAAAGAAATCAGACAATTTTACGAGAAAATCAAAGACAAAGTGAAGGTAATAAAAGGGCTGGAAAGTACTTTTTACGGAGCCACTGAATTCTCTATTTTGGACAATAATAACTATGTATTGACTTTTGCCGAAAATGAAGAATAA
- a CDS encoding DUF1801 domain-containing protein has product MKKSENEGVQNFLEEIKLVDADKSNMLIEIRDIILNTFPKTKEKVMYGGLVFFLNDEMFSGLFLNKKHVTLEFSTGYLMEDPKKALEGKGKYRRHLKILTTEDILNKEVSFFVRQAV; this is encoded by the coding sequence ATGAAAAAATCTGAAAATGAAGGAGTTCAAAATTTTTTGGAGGAAATAAAATTGGTGGATGCTGACAAATCAAATATGCTCATTGAAATACGTGACATCATTTTAAATACTTTCCCAAAAACCAAAGAAAAGGTCATGTATGGAGGACTTGTATTCTTTCTTAATGACGAAATGTTTAGCGGATTATTCTTAAACAAGAAGCATGTCACCCTTGAATTTTCAACAGGATATTTAATGGAAGATCCTAAGAAAGCTCTTGAAGGAAAAGGCAAATACCGAAGACATCTTAAAATATTGACTACAGAGGACATTTTAAACAAAGAAGTTTCCTTTTTTGTGAGACAAGCAGTATAA
- a CDS encoding helix-turn-helix domain-containing protein: MEIRPIRNEADYKKALERLEIIFDAKRGTKEGDELEILSILIDKYESENFPIGMPDPISAINFRMEQMGLKQKDLVEMIGFKSRVSEIMNKKRKLTLDMIRKLSASLKIPTEVLIQDY, translated from the coding sequence ATGGAAATAAGACCAATAAGAAACGAAGCGGACTACAAAAAGGCTTTGGAGCGTTTAGAAATAATTTTTGATGCTAAAAGAGGAACCAAAGAGGGGGATGAACTTGAAATTTTATCTATTTTAATTGATAAATATGAAAGCGAAAATTTCCCTATTGGAATGCCAGACCCAATTTCAGCAATAAATTTCAGAATGGAGCAAATGGGATTGAAACAGAAAGACTTGGTGGAAATGATTGGATTCAAAAGCAGAGTAAGCGAAATAATGAATAAAAAACGAAAACTGACGTTAGATATGATCCGAAAATTAAGCGCCAGTTTAAAAATCCCAACAGAAGTTTTAATTCAAGATTATTAA
- a CDS encoding sigma-54-dependent transcriptional regulator, with amino-acid sequence MNEQKAGTLLIIDDNQDLLNAAKIFLKRHFKRVDIESNPNLIPTLLQNESYDIILLDMNFTRDVSTGQEGYHWLNKILEIDPSAVVVLITAYGDVNTAVKVIKQGATDFVLKPWDNEKLLATLHAALKLKNAGNKVSQLESTQRQLSADIDRRFRDIIGEGPAMQQVFETIKRVSRTDANVLITGENGTGKELIARAIHRNSLRDDKVFVTVDLGAVTDSLFESELFGHKKGAFTDAKDDRAGRFEVAQNGTLFLDEIGNISLPQQAKLLTALQNRKITRVGSNKEIDIDIRLISATNMPIQDMIQSGKFRQDLLYRINTIEIKLPALRERVEDIPLLTEHYIKFYSKKYNKEIYKVSDAAYSRMCKYDWPGNVRELQHSIERAVILSNQSVLQPEDFFFQSADQESKRSDKVNLDHLNIEDVEKILIRKALDKNFGNITQAAQDLGLTRSSLYRRLEKYGL; translated from the coding sequence ATGAATGAGCAAAAAGCAGGTACGCTACTAATTATTGATGACAATCAGGATCTTCTGAATGCTGCTAAGATTTTTCTCAAAAGGCATTTCAAAAGGGTCGACATAGAAAGCAATCCGAATCTAATTCCCACACTCCTTCAAAACGAAAGTTACGATATCATTTTGCTCGATATGAATTTCACTAGAGACGTTAGCACCGGACAGGAAGGCTATCATTGGCTCAATAAAATTCTGGAAATTGATCCTTCTGCTGTTGTGGTGCTCATCACAGCTTATGGAGATGTCAATACAGCCGTGAAAGTCATCAAGCAAGGCGCTACTGATTTTGTACTCAAACCTTGGGACAACGAAAAGTTATTAGCCACTTTACATGCCGCCTTAAAACTGAAAAATGCCGGCAATAAAGTCAGCCAACTGGAATCCACGCAAAGGCAATTATCTGCGGACATCGACAGAAGATTCAGAGATATTATTGGGGAAGGGCCTGCCATGCAGCAGGTTTTTGAAACCATCAAAAGGGTATCTCGCACTGATGCCAATGTGCTGATCACAGGAGAAAATGGAACGGGAAAAGAATTAATCGCCAGAGCCATCCACAGAAATTCATTAAGAGATGATAAGGTTTTTGTAACAGTCGATTTAGGAGCTGTTACTGACAGCTTATTCGAAAGTGAGCTATTTGGTCATAAAAAAGGCGCTTTTACAGACGCAAAAGATGATAGAGCAGGTCGATTTGAAGTGGCCCAAAATGGAACGCTTTTTTTAGATGAGATTGGCAATATTAGCCTTCCACAGCAAGCTAAACTGCTTACGGCTTTGCAAAATAGAAAAATCACCAGAGTAGGAAGCAATAAAGAAATTGATATTGATATCCGATTGATTAGTGCCACTAACATGCCGATTCAGGATATGATTCAATCAGGCAAATTCCGTCAGGATTTACTTTACAGAATCAATACCATAGAAATAAAATTACCGGCTTTAAGGGAAAGAGTGGAAGATATTCCGCTTTTAACGGAGCATTATATTAAATTCTATAGCAAAAAGTATAACAAAGAGATTTATAAAGTAAGTGATGCTGCGTATTCCAGAATGTGCAAATACGATTGGCCGGGCAACGTCCGTGAACTGCAGCACAGCATTGAAAGAGCAGTGATTTTAAGTAATCAGTCGGTTTTACAGCCAGAAGATTTCTTTTTTCAATCTGCAGATCAGGAAAGTAAAAGATCAGATAAGGTGAATTTGGATCACTTGAATATTGAGGATGTTGAAAAGATATTGATCAGAAAAGCCTTGGATAAAAACTTTGGAAATATAACGCAGGCAGCACAGGATTTGGGATTGACACGTTCTTCATTGTATAGAAGATTGGAGAAATATGGGTTGTAA
- a CDS encoding sensor histidine kinase, whose product MIFRKFSFGVIIRLLLVFVVMAFIAYLIQTNANYLGSAILSILLFFQFIELYHYVTSINKKVVRFLESVKYSDFSSGFSTDNKMGKSFKELNKSFNEVLEVFRNTRAEKEQNLIMLSTILQNIQTGIISFDASGEIGILNSMSKKLLLTPQIKNLSDIKRSQPAIYDKLINLKPGKSDLINVNADIKLSLNSTILRLGTKDWKIVTMHNIYSELQQNELYAWQNLTKVLRHEIMNSITPIASLVNSMNDIMEEDLTKHSDSYTMPFEAHEDLQLGLKTIENRSRGLINFINAYRDYTNIPAPKFEKISARQLLLYVQKLLQEDLNHYKIELKLNLPENDISLWADEEQLQLIFINLLKNAMEALSETEKPLISITIITTQNFYYINIEDNGEGIVPEALDRIFIPFFTTKKQGSGIGLALSRQIMQLHKGKLSVSSTPGVNTTFTLQFPKVS is encoded by the coding sequence TTGATATTTAGAAAATTCAGTTTTGGTGTAATTATAAGGCTGCTACTCGTATTTGTAGTGATGGCCTTTATTGCCTATTTAATTCAGACTAACGCTAATTATTTGGGCTCTGCTATCCTTAGCATTTTACTGTTTTTTCAATTTATAGAGCTCTATCATTATGTGACCAGTATCAACAAAAAAGTGGTTCGCTTTTTAGAATCTGTAAAATATTCGGATTTCTCTTCCGGTTTTTCTACAGACAACAAGATGGGGAAATCATTCAAAGAACTTAATAAATCATTTAATGAGGTACTGGAAGTTTTCCGTAATACCCGAGCTGAAAAAGAGCAAAATCTCATCATGCTCTCCACTATTTTGCAAAACATTCAGACTGGAATCATCAGCTTTGATGCATCCGGTGAAATAGGTATCCTCAATAGTATGTCTAAAAAGCTTTTGTTGACTCCCCAAATCAAGAACTTATCTGATATAAAAAGAAGTCAGCCCGCTATATACGATAAACTGATCAACTTAAAACCCGGGAAAAGTGATTTAATTAATGTCAATGCCGATATTAAACTTTCCCTGAATAGCACTATTCTTCGCCTCGGCACTAAGGATTGGAAAATTGTGACTATGCATAATATTTATTCTGAATTGCAACAAAATGAGCTTTATGCATGGCAAAACCTGACCAAAGTACTAAGGCATGAAATCATGAATTCCATAACGCCTATTGCCTCTTTGGTAAACTCTATGAATGATATCATGGAGGAAGACTTAACTAAACATTCAGATTCATACACTATGCCTTTTGAGGCTCATGAAGATTTACAACTCGGCTTGAAAACCATAGAAAATAGGAGTAGAGGTTTGATTAATTTTATAAATGCCTACCGAGATTATACCAATATTCCAGCACCAAAATTTGAAAAAATATCGGCCAGGCAGCTGCTTTTATATGTCCAAAAATTGCTTCAAGAGGATTTGAATCACTATAAAATAGAATTGAAATTAAACCTTCCCGAAAATGACATTAGCTTATGGGCAGATGAAGAACAACTGCAGTTGATATTCATTAACCTACTGAAAAATGCCATGGAAGCACTCTCAGAGACGGAAAAACCTTTGATTAGCATCACCATTATTACTACCCAAAATTTCTATTATATCAATATTGAAGATAATGGAGAAGGTATAGTGCCCGAGGCATTAGACCGCATTTTCATTCCGTTTTTCACCACCAAAAAACAAGGCTCCGGTATTGGACTGGCGCTTTCAAGGCAAATCATGCAGCTGCATAAAGGGAAGTTAAGCGTAAGTTCAACTCCAGGGGTAAATACTACTTTTACTTTGCAATTTCCGAAGGTATCATGA